The Clarias gariepinus isolate MV-2021 ecotype Netherlands chromosome 24, CGAR_prim_01v2, whole genome shotgun sequence region CTCCatggccccccatgaccctgtatacaggataaagttggTATAGGCGATgtatgagtgtgagtgagtaattaTTGATCAAATTTTTTGGGATAAGAACATGTAAACCTACAATAGTGTTTGTTTACAAGACGGAAGGTTCAaaacccacaaccaccaagttgtccctgctgggcccttgagcaaggcccttaaccctccacTGCTCAAATGTATTTTACTAAAGTTAAAAGTTTTACTTCTCTTATATCACATAttatttttgctgttgttgttgttgttgtttttgttgttgttttggctCTTCCTATTAAAGAACTGCCAAagcagaccatctgatctgCATACAACGTGACTCAGGGTTTTATGTGAGATATCCTTCCTGATGTAACCCCTTCCATTCTGTCTgtgcttgggactggcactaagAACGCCTTGCCTCCAGTAGcagggtttgggcattggctgggaatcgagcccaggccttctgcatggcagacaAGAAGTctgccactgagccaccaaaaCCCTCCATGATAGCATTTATGTGAATGAATTAAAGAGCAATGCCAATTTATCTATTTGTACTTACATTTTGTGTTGTTGAATGCCCATTGAACATTTTGGTCCACCAGTTTTAcaattttctttgtttgattttttatttagagcGAATTTGGAGAAAATTTCAAATTTTGAACAAAATTCTTAAAGGTTTTTGAGAGTAAATTTAATCTGTGTCATTTCTCCTTGGTAGTGGTCTTGGGTACATTCTGGGAGCCCAGATTGCTACTGCAACAGGAGACTGGCGTTGGGCCCTCAGGGTACGGTATTTCTTAAAACATAAGTTTCCTACTAGAATTAGAGTATTGTATGTTTCTTTATTGTATGGTGTTAAAGTATCAACATTATCAGCAAGCTATAAGAGTAAGTTATGCATTCCTCTGCTTTAGTGACAACTTTATCCAcaagcttaaacataagaaacaaTAAACCTTGGGCTCAGCATTCAAACAACATCTAACACGCTTTTAGTCTAAAGTATTGAACGAGGTTCTGTGTGTTTTGTCGCAGCTGAACCCAATTCTTGGGGTACCAGGGGTAATCCTTCTCATGTTGCTGACCCCCAACCCTCCACGAGGAGCCTTGGAAACCAAAGGAGAAGCATGCATAGAGCACACATCTTACCTAGAGGACATCAAATATCTATTCAGGAAGTGTGTGAACGTGAAAAGAGAAATCATAAAGATCACGCAAAGTCCCCAGCTGGTCCATAATCACTaagagtgtgggtgtgtgtgtgtttttccctaGCCGGAGCTTTGTGTGGTCCACTCTAGGAGTGACTGCCATGGCTTTCGTCACAGGTGCCTTGGCTTTCTGGACACCGACCTTCATGTCTCGTGCTCGAATCATCCAGGGCATCACTACTGAATGCACTAAAGAGCCATGTGACCCTTcagacaggtacacacacagtCAATGCAGAATCTCTTTCTTTAAAGTAAAAACCAGTTCTTTGGAATGTAGTGTGAGTATGTACGATAAGATTAAGACTTGGGACagaaaattttggaaaaaattgtaatatttgtgccttatatatgtatataaatccTATATGATCTATTACTAATCAGTAATAGATCACAATCTTTACACACACCATCATtcctctgttttgtttttccgcTGCCACAGTTACATCTTCGGCGGAATCACAGTGGGGACGGGAATCGTGGGCGTTTTAATCGGCTCGTTTATATCCAGGAAGCTGAAGGACAAAGTGGCCAATGCTGATCCACTCATCTGTGCCGTGGGAATGCTCAGTTCTTCTCCCTGCTTGTTTATCGCCATGACCCTGGCATCCATGAGTATTCCTGCCACATATGTATGTAACTTTACTCTGCACTAACTTTTTTGCTTACTTCAGACATAAATCAAATCAGAGCTAGCTGTAGTATTTAAAATACTCGTAAAGTTGTGTAGTGTTTGGGATGTTGGTATTTTTGTACAAACTGGTTAGTAAAACATCAGCATTACATCATTATATAGTGGACATACAGTGCATACATTTTTGGTTTGTGAGTTAGTCTAAATCTGTGAGTTACTGATCAAAAGGGCaaaggttcaagccccagcagtGTCAATCTGCCACCCTCGAGCAAGACATGTAGCCCCATCTGCTCCAGGCATGCCATGCCATGGCTGACTCTGCACTCTGACCCTGACTTCCCAACAAACTGGATATGTACTAAGAGACTTCCAcacacaactttggcacaggGTTTACACGgtatgcccttcctgacacaatccTCCCATTTTCATGGCAGGCGAGAACCcgaccactgagccaccaataccCTAAACTTGCTTTTATAGATATGCTGTAGTAACCTCTTTATTATAGTTATAAACTTACATGATTTGTTTAAACCTGTTTCTAAAAAACAAATGGCATAAAGTTACACATCATGAAAGCACGATATTTTAGCATTTACTCCCTAttatttctcactcactcactcatcgtctatactgatttatcctgtattcaggggtgcgaggggcctggagcctatctcatgACGCTTAGGGCACGGTgtgccctggacagggtgccaatccatcgcagtgcacacacacatacacttacacactacgagcaatttgggaacgccagtttttggactgtgggaggaaaccggagtacccggaggaaacccacttaatacagggagaacacacaaactccatgcacacagagccatTCCTGCctaggaatcgaacctggaccctgtaggtgcaaggcgtcATAATGATTTATACGAACTTTATATGTAAATCAATTTCTGGTAAGGAGGGTCAAGATTTGGTAAGGTGCTCACTGGGGCCCATGCTGTTTACCAATATTGTCTTGCAATCcagatgtgagagagagagaacagagttTATTTCAACCCAGTCGCCATGTCTTCCTTTGAAATCACTgtgtttaacagtttttttttctattggagAGACAATTGTAACCTTTTAAGATTCTAAAACTAGCGGGAAGAAATGTTTAGAAATGCTTGTGTGTGGGATTGAAACTAATGTCCCTTCTCCGATTTACAAATTAGAAAATTGCCTTGCTGTTTTTCAACGCCTTGCTTTATGTCAGCTCCAATCAGCGTTTTCATGTTTTCTCTTTTAGACTTTTATCGCTATTGGAGAAATACTGCTCTCTCTGAACTGGGCCATTATAGCTGACATCCTACTGGTAAGAGCTGCTTCATGATGCATATAACACTGTGGAGCTGGACAAAACCCTAGttacattttcctttttgtttttcttagtaTGTCGTTATACCAACTCGAAGGTCAACAGCTGAAGCTTTACAGATTTTAACGTGTCACCTACTTGGGGATGCAGGAAGTCCATACCTCATTGGCACTGTAAGTACATATTGAACATAGTGCCAATGTATAGGATCGAATGTGATAGATTTAACAAAAGGAATGTATGCAGTTAATAAAACTTATATCAACATCTGTGACTTTTTCCCATCCAGATCTCAGATGCTCTGAGTAAGCTTAATCCTAACTCTCCTTACTGGAAGTTCCGCAGTCTGGAGTACAGCATCTTTATCTGTCCTTTCGTCGGTGTCCTGGGAGGCCTTTTCTTCCTTCTCACTGCCCTTTATGTCAAAGAGGACAGGAAAGCGGCTGAGAGGATGATGACAGGTGACAACAGATTTTATGACATTTCTGAGTGTATATACTGTTTGGCCATAATATTACAATACAAAGCTTTATGTCCAGCATCGTGTCACCTGGGTGGCTCTCGGCCTTCAGGGCAGGACCCCACCAGATTTCTGGGGTGTGGGTGGGGGGTTAGGGGGGGTAGGGGGGTAGTTGTTGTCTCTGACCCCAGAATTCTTGAAGATCTGGAGAGTTTGAAGGCTGTCTTGGGTGCTTTGCCTGCCTGGTGTCTGGTACaacaggctgtggtgcactgggtgttctggtgcctttccatTGTGACCAgccctgacttttttttttagcaagttGTGCTACTATTCTTCTGTGGAATTGGCCCAGACTGGCTATCCCTTGGTCCTTGCAAACAAGCCTTTGTGCATTTGATGCaaatgatcctgtcaccagtttactgttttgtggtgttaatgttatggctgatcagtttatgattttttttacttggggtGCCAGGTCCATTTACTTCAGAGCAAGAATGAAAGAGTTAAACAGTAATGAACATGGTGTAAAAGTGATCTGATCTTTCTGTGATTAGTCAAGGATATTGGCAAATATAATGAGCCCAAAATAATAACACGTTAAAACCTCAATGCTGGTGCGAAAAGAAGTTGAATCCTTGAGTTGATGACCTCATTGAAGTCAGGTATTAGCGAACAGTACCTGGAGTCTTGTTAAGAAAATAGTTTGGAGGTGTGGACTAGAGCTACTTTGACTGATTAACAACCACTCAAACTTCGAGATTGCTCCACACAGGAAGAATACGCTAATGTGAGCCACGCCTCAGGCCTTAGGCAGATGGAGACAATATGGGGACTGTGGTTACTCTACCAAAAATTGGGCACCCAGGTAAGTAGGGTGACCATAGCAGAACACTACGAAGGAAGCAgctgcttaataaaaaaaacattattgcatGGCTGAAGTTTTCGAACGAGCACATTGACACTTCACAGCGGTATTggcaaaatgttttgtgcactgAAACTAAGATTGAACTTTATGGAAAGCCCACACAGTACTACATATGCTGGCCAGCTTTTGTATATCCTGCaatattgtttcattttaattttaatattaaaatcattaCATCGAGTATGCGAAGCCTTTTTAACTTTGGACGTCGTGTAGAGACAATTTATGCTTATTCTATTCtgtttttatattctatttCAGGAGAAACTCCAGACCAGGCTGAACCGGTTACAGAGGAAACCTGACCTGGGGCAGAACCACTAGAGTTGGGCAGAACCACTGCTTGGTGAACATCGCACAGTGATTtccttttaacatgttttaaacattttgtttactgTTGTCATTATTTTGTACTCTTGTGCAGTTTTGTACAGTACAGCTATATCCAATTATATGCTCTCTTATTTTATACGAACTAACCCTTGGTCATGCTCTGTAATAAACagctatatttttaaaaacacagtcTTTATTGACCAATCGTCTACTGTATATGGTGCTCCACGTGTTCTACTTGTGATTGTCattgggtttcctcctggttgtCTGGTTTCCTTTAGCCTCATAACATTGCAGGAGGTAGATTGGCTAATATTTGTTTGATGAGACCAGAGTAATGGTGTTACAGTACATCCAGCTAAGGTGTATACCTGTGAAAGGCTCTGATCAGAAAAAAACTGATCATTCAAGGTGAATGAATTTATGATTGTTCTTATatagtaggttttttttttatccctcagGCTTCTGGATGTATGAAATTTCCTTCTGGATCAATAAAGTAGCTATCTAGCAGCCAGACACAAAGAAGCATGTTAGGCCATTGCTATTAATGAGCATGCATTAATGCATTTTGCTTTCTACTTCTTACCAGGTTGCACTGCTTTGATGCAAATCTTGCAATTAATCCTGCCTGTCTAGGCGACCTACTTCCGAGTGCCCTTGGCTTTTACAGGTACACAGTCATCGCAAAAACTGAGTCAGACTCATTAGAACAACTCATATCCAGCCAAGAGAAGCTGAATCCTGTGCTACCATGCATATCATACACCTGTTTATTAGCATTCTCTGCCTACacagactgaaaaaaatgataacATCACATATTTTTACCACTTATTCCCTAACCCTGAATTTCTCGGAATAGATTTATGTACATAAATATTCcccattatatactgtacaatggtaAACCTCTGTAATGGCATGATctttccactagatggcagcttAATGTAACTTACAGTTAGCAGCACATTGCGAGGCAGCATggtgtcttagtggttagcattgttagGGTTGGCATACCGTCCACAGTGTACACCGCATCATGCCCTaaatcttctgggataggctccagacgcCCCTTTATACTGCGCAAAGTGGTAACGTGTATCGTAGTATAGTGGGTAAGTggactgcatttcattggccCTGTACATGCACTCTACACAATGACGaagtttaatctaatctaatctaatctaatctaatctaatctaatctatagatcataagtgagtgagtaagagcaCACCGCAGACTGATGTCGAGCTCAGCAAAGCATCAAAGCCTTCATTCAGAATAAACCAAGAAACAGTGCAGATTTGGTTCACTTTTGTGTCTTAATGGCTTTCTAATGTTCCTCTGTTGGGGGTCTGCACATTACAGCTCATCAACTCACCTATTAAAGTCAATTAGAAATCAGTTCTCAGGTTAGTGATAAGACTTCGCACATTATGCAGTTACATGACATAGAAGGAAAAATGGCAGGGTACTGAATCAAAATGAGGTGACATGGTGGCTTAtttctagagagagagagatagaaacttgcatgttctctctgtactTGGTTTTCTTtgggtaatctggtttcctcacacagtccaaagacatgtggtgAAGCCTGATCAGTGTTTCAGTAACATATGCTTGTTCCCTGTGATTAGTTGGCACCCCAcccagtgtgtaccctgccttgtacccTGAGTTCCCTGAAAAGGACTCCGTGCCCCCTGTGACACTGTACAGGATGTGACAGTAAGCAAGCAagctagtttatttatttagtgtagcacatttcatacataaCAGCAATTTACAGTGCTTCACATAATGCATCTATAAAGTTTTATGAGAGAAGGAACGTATCAAGGCGTAAATAAActtgaataattaaaatacagacaagttaataaaaatacataattgaTTAATTTGAAGGAAAGATAATAATGAAAAGCAATAAActtgaaactttaaaattaatttaaaataaaaatacattattaattaatacaggaagaaaatatgtaaaaattgaaatttaattaaataaagtggAAAAAACAAGTATTTCACTTAGTTTTGAAAGAGGGAACAGTTGGGGCAAGTCTAAGTTCCACAGGAAGCTGATTCCAGCAGCAGGCACCACAATGGCTGAAAGGCATTTCACCATATTTAGTTCAGACACCGCGGACATAGCGGACCACTCCCTGAAGATCCAAGACACCTACCAGACTTGActcttagcaagtgaaatatCCTTGAATCTAACCAAACTATGCAGCcaattttcttaaaatatttcataattgTAGTTAAATGTTACAGCTTTAGTAGAAATAGAAAAGTCAAGCTTAAAATGAGAAAGCTCAATTCTGTCTCATGAGACTAGAAAAGCTCATTCTGAGCAACAAGATTTTGCTATGGGTAATACCTATAACTACATTAACATATaagcatattatatatataaaaaaatatatatatataacccatCGGTCTATTATTCTAGtcgtcatatatatatatatatatataatcaaattCAATATATTATGAAGTTTATTGTTGAATATCAAAtgacatacatttatatatatatatatatatatatatataatatatatatatacatttatatatatatataaaattagagatatatatttgaatatatttcTCATTATATAAAAGTGTcaattccttatgtatttttcaatatattgtaatatagtaTTATATCACAAAATACagaataatacaatatattattctgtatattgtgaatatattttagAGCAGAACACAAGCATTTaatatattgacagttaatatatataggaaaaaaatctttgcttaagGGTAAAATTGAAAGTAAACACATCTTGGTCTATTGGCAAGATGTCTATTTTGTCTATTTCTTCTTTCAAGAAATAAATTCCTAAAACTAGAAAATTTAACCTGCCATTAGAacaagatttttgtttttttgcttaaatttgtagaacaaaaaaaaaaataagtttaataatcCTATATGCGGTTTGATGTAGTGGTAGACACATTTAACTATGTTCAggatattttcatgtaaaattaGATATAATTTTTGCAGCCATCCAATCCCTGCTGCACTTTAAGACCATACCAGTGTACACAATAAGTAGggctttaaattcaaatttatatttaactataaGCCAGTGTGAAGACATCATAATTGGAGTAATGTGTTAGTGTGAATGAGTTGTAAAGGTCTAATGATTTTATTAGGAAGGTTGGTCAGGGGTGCATTACAGAGGCCCACCTAACAGGAAAGAATAGCATGAATATGCTTTTctaaattttttcattttagctGTACTATGCAAAGGTCTTGAGCAACccctcatttattaatttttatccTTTCAAAGAGACAGCCTTTTTTAGTAGGCTACTTTTAATGGACTCTTGAGAAATAATTCTCCGGGCCTCCTATGTTActagtttcagaggaatgttagTTTGTtatgccacacagtgacctactgtatgaatcatttcagcaataaaaaaacaacatttaatttaatacatggaccagtgagaaacaggtgcagatgaggaccgatgatcaggccagtgattagtatcctggtgatgctgagtgtttggaacagacgagagcgGAAATGAGGTTGCTATAAATGATATACAAACAGCAGTTAGCCACTTTTAGCATGTCACTACTTCTCACAACTCAATAAATTTGACCTTAAGAGGACCCAGATTCAAAAGGGGAAccataaataaattctttttcttACTTTGCTATATAAGGTAAAAAGTGCAattgtataattgtatataaaaatgtgtttaaaggtcctacacatcatatttttcattaaatgttaatatgatctttagggtcctaatgaaaagtttgtattatacgttaattaaaaattcaaaattattgtgtaaaaaaaacactaattttacctggtaaaaactagctctgttctcagcaacctgtttcagtacatgctaatttaaatgctcatgacctctgctgagcccgcccccccagttctgtggggcgtgtcttcacaacacacgtggggtatagccacgggagtgtagtccagtgcgggcaatgctttggactgcattacccacaaagcattgcccacaacgcagtgctttgtgggtaatgcagtccaaactggaaaacgctggattatagagcccgagcctgttttcttcagtcgtttttggtttgatttaagtacggaacctacgcggaagtttgtaatatcgcctgacaatgcaACCTTATTTTTAAACCTACGTGATTTTGATCTGCTCTTTGGTGTCTCAGTGCTAGGGTTCTCGCCCATGATAAGAaaggcccaggtttgattcccagccaatgccccaaaccccagccactggatgcagtgccggtcccgaGCCCCGTTAAGCGGAAGGGGTTGtgtccggtgtaaaacctgtgccaagttgttgtgcagatcagttggttcgctgtggtgacccttCAATggaagcagctgaaagaccaacaacaacattttgagCTGCTCAGGTTTGGATTTCCCCTTGTGATTTGATTGCTATATGGTTGTATGCTGTTCATGGTCATAGAGAAAACTGACAAGAGTCAAATAAAGTTTGCCATGGAAATAAAAACTCAGTATGGGTTCATTTTCAGCAATTCATTCTGACCCAGACAGAACTTCAGATAGAAAGTGGTGGCCAAAGGTACTAAGACAAGTagtacagtggtggccaaaggTACTAAGACAACATAAGCCATGTATTATGGTGATGTCAATAATTAGTTTCAACCgatttttactttctgaagccgGGGATTCCAAACCTGGACAAAAATGGATAGAGAATTTTCAAGTGAATTGCCGACACCTGATCTTCGGGAAAGAATCAAGCAGGCGTGGATTAAGCAAGTGACACCAGGGTAGAGCAGATGTCTTCATGACTCAAAGCCTATTTACTGTAGAAGAATAATGGACTTTATACTTAATattattgcataaaataacaaataacgaaatttttattaatatttaaacaaattatatattatataataaattatatataataaataaaacattgaagACAGCATCATTACATGGTGGTTACATGGTGGCCTTGAACCTCCAGAGTTGAggatttgagtgtgtgtggagtgcatgttctctccatggtcgaatggtttcctccaggtactccggttagattaggctaattggtgttttcaaattgcccgtagtctGTGAgtaagagtgtgagtgtgtgtatgtgtatgccctgcgatggattgtcacCCCATTAAGGGTGTACAATGCCTGGTGTCCAGAATGCCCTGCGATCCCAAAGGCTTAAGGCCTTCCATGATCCTGAACAAGATAAGCAGTAATGAGAAAAAGTATTGAGGGAAcgaaaaaacattgaatttcaattctttctcaatacttttggccatcgACGCATCGATACCTAAACCCAGCCTGGAGCAAGCTGTCCTCACAAAATGCACGTAACTGACAGCATTCCAGGGTCAGCTTGTCATCCCAGGCAGCACAACACCTAAAGCTGAGAACTGAAAAATTACCAGCCAGGTTTAGGATTAACTCTCAGCCGTAACCCATATCAAGTGAGACATTGAGTGCTGTTTTTGACTTGCTCAGGAAACACATTCCTTCTGTGTTTGGTTTGCATTGTATGTTTTCTTCTTATGTAACCCATCGGTCCATTATTCTAGTCGTCAAGTTTCCTCAAAACATGGCACTTATTCTCAAGAACACCAAAAGGTCAAGGTCACCCACCCAAAGTCACAGGCTTGTTTGTGTGTTCTCTGGAATGCATTCCACCTTTCCTATCCAACCAGTTTCTTATCCTTCTTCGCTGTTATTCTCCCCAAATTTTTTCCAAATATTCTCACCCAGGGACTGCCAGAATCCATGAGTAAGGGGATGACTATGCGCCATCGCCTGCAAACAGACGCATGTAAAAGATTCCTGGTCAACAACATTCCACTTGGCTAAGAGTTTGACCTGTAATCAAGACACAATGGGCATTGTGTGTCTCTGTGCCGTCTGAGGACTTTATCAGCGCGATTATGCGTTTCCCTCCCGGACTGGGCAGGAAGCTGTCACAATGGCTAATAAATTCAGAGCGCCGATCAATGAAACGGAGCGAGCAGAGCCAAGAAAGGGAAGAGAGGACATGGTGAATGTTTACATAGGAATAGTGTGCATTCCACGCTGATGCACAAGCACACACGCAAGCGCGAGCACAGGGGAACATAATATGCAACCTTGGACATCATGCTCATGAAAACAAtgctttaaattatttgaaGATGCGGATGCTTTCTGTTGTTCCTGATTAGATACGCTTTGCTGTACTTGGATCTTAATTCATTATTATGTGCATGATGGTTTCCTTTTATACAAAAATTCAActattttgtactttttctgtAAATAAGGATTTAATCAGGCatgatattatattaaaataatcaacagcCTGGTGGTGGGATGGGGCCTGAAATAAGGGGTCGTTTCCTCCCTAAAGAACGTCCCTTGTTTGTCCCTTTACTGTTGTTGAGTGTCCATGAAACAAGTTTTCTGTCTTTATAAGTGATCGGTACTTCactattttctctttttgagATATAAAAATGTAGTTGGTCATGTTAGTCTGAACAACCCCTCTCAAAAGGTGCTCAGTAACAGCAAATTTCACTATATCTATAAGAAAAAACTGTACTGTCTGTacataaaaactgtttttagtCCACTAATTTCCTTACCAAGAATGTATCATGGTATCATGATGGTGATGCATGGTAATTTCAACAAGTAACTactgaaaattgaaaaaaataaaaatagcttaTGGTACTATCCATGGTACTTATTACATATAAATGTTCCTTCATGCTAGTGAACAAATTACTGGCTGATGTTCCAGGAGTGCTTATAATCCTACTGGGATGTTTCACAGTGTGTATCAGTTTTGAATGGTTACTACAGCAGTGTTAGCAACATTATCATTGGATAGAGGATCAGGATTATAACTTTTGgcctaaaatataaatgctCTTTAGATGACAATATTGCCAGTGACCTGTCTGACTCTACCTGGTGCtcggcttctggttggagttctcatCGCATGGAGGTTTCTGGCTTGCTGCTGAGGATGCAGATGGTGACCGGGAACAGTTCCACTAGTCtatgaagatggtcttggactcTGATGCAGGCAGTT contains the following coding sequences:
- the spns3 gene encoding protein spinster homolog 3, with product MDEETNENPFVPKENTSLSPSIKVKHRYGSTARESGEEEQPLVTNITNNMPSSARAYIAVAVLCYVNLLNYMDRYTIAGVLPSLQTYFAINDSMAGLLQTVFICSFMLLAPVFGYLGDRYNRKLIMVGGMTAWIATTLGSSFITAEYFWLLLLLRALVGTGEASYCTIAPTIFGDLFTGAQRTLMISFFYIFIPVGSGLGYILGAQIATATGDWRWALRLNPILGVPGVILLMLLTPNPPRGALETKGEACIEHTSYLEDIKYLFRNRSFVWSTLGVTAMAFVTGALAFWTPTFMSRARIIQGITTECTKEPCDPSDSYIFGGITVGTGIVGVLIGSFISRKLKDKVANADPLICAVGMLSSSPCLFIAMTLASMSIPATYTFIAIGEILLSLNWAIIADILLYVVIPTRRSTAEALQILTCHLLGDAGSPYLIGTISDALSKLNPNSPYWKFRSLEYSIFICPFVGVLGGLFFLLTALYVKEDRKAAERMMTGETPDQAEPVTEET